Proteins from a genomic interval of Sugiyamaella lignohabitans strain CBS 10342 chromosome C, complete sequence:
- the MRPL22 gene encoding mitochondrial 54S ribosomal protein YmL22 (Mitochondrial ribosomal protein of the large subunit; GO_component: GO:0015934 - large ribosomal subunit [Evidence IEA]; GO_component: GO:0005762 - mitochondrial large ribosomal subunit [Evidence IPI] [PMID 12392552]; GO_component: GO:0005739 - mitochondrion [Evidence IEA,IEA]; GO_component: GO:0005739 - mitochondrion [Evidence IDA] [PMID 16823961]; GO_component: GO:0030529 - ribonucleoprotein complex [Evidence IEA]; GO_component: GO:0005840 - ribosome [Evidence IEA,IEA]; GO_function: GO:0003735 - structural constituent of ribosome [Evidence IEA]; GO_function: GO:0003735 - structural constituent of ribosome [Evidence IPI] [PMID 12392552]; GO_process: GO:0032543 - mitochondrial translation [Evidence IC] [PMID 12392552]; GO_process: GO:0006412 - translation [Evidence IEA]) yields the protein MSWLVRGGRVPVNGILRNSTALSRGVQSGCGPLAFNFTRGFTADSGLRQKEQQGGSLFGEVSEYKESADSRLAQLSHRTQVEEKPAEGEEVPAYKKPLDKLTNRDLLTDPEVQEFVNPPAQTAAEKLLSPLKRELYTKALELNGGKYVPNQIIKLDNGKSYQLNLTKEELQVLTPSVYLHSYRIKSSLKKTYVFLRMLRGMDLNKAITQCHFSPKHVARDVGEMLTRGLQQAKDLKLDPNELYVEQIWVGKDGTNIKRLEFKGRGRVGTITHKWVHVKAILRHVSYREEKTAAKVAKVDNKQVWQQLKSRPVHYVLDNTYKW from the coding sequence ATGTCTTGGTTGGTTAGAGGCGGCCGGGTGCCGGTGAATGGGATTCTGCGGAATTCGACGGCGTTGAGCAGAGGTGTTCAGAGTGGTTGTGGGCCATTAGCATTTAATTTTACAAGAGGGTTTACAGCCGACAGCGGTCTGCGACAGAAAGAGCAGCAGGGTGGAAGCTTGTTTGGCGAGGTGTCTGAATATAAAGAGTCGGCCGACTCGAGGCTGGCACAGTTATCACATCGGACTCAAGTCGAGGAGAAGCCCGCCGAGGGCGAAGAGGTTCCTGCATACAAGAAACCTCTGGACAAACTCACTAACCGTGATTTGTTGACTGATCCCGAGGTCCAGGAGTTTGTCAACCCCCCAGCACAAACTGCCGCAGAGAAACTGCTGTCGCCACTGAAACGCGAACTTTATACCAAGGCTTTAGAGCTCAATGGTGGTAAATACGTGCCCAACCAGATCATCAAACTGGATAACGGCAAATCGTATCAACTCAATCTcacaaaagaagaactaCAGGTATTAACACCATCGGTATATCTTCACTCATATCGAATCAAATCATCCCTTAAGAAGACTTATGTGTTTCTGCGAATGTTACGAGGAATGGATCTCAACAAAGCCATTACTCAATGTCATTTCAGTCCAAAGCATGTGGCCCGAGACGTTGGTGAAATGCTGACTAGAGGTTTACAACAGGCCAAGGATCTGAAATTGGATCCTAATGAACTTTATGTCGAGCAAATTTGGGTGGGAAAAGATGGTACTAATATCAAGCGTCTTGAGTTCAAGGGCAGGGGCCGTGTAGGAACCATCACTCATAAATGGGTCCATGTCAAGGCCATCTTACGTCATGTGTCTTATCGCGAGGAAAAGACCGCTGCCAAGGTCGCTAAGGTCGATAACAAACAGGTCTGGCAACAGCTCAAGTCCAGACCCGTTCACTACGTCCTCGACAACACTTACAAGTGGTAA